The following coding sequences are from one Ovis canadensis isolate MfBH-ARS-UI-01 breed Bighorn chromosome 25, ARS-UI_OviCan_v2, whole genome shotgun sequence window:
- the RGR gene encoding RPE-retinal G protein-coupled receptor isoform X1 — translation MAESGTLPTGFGELEVLAVGTLLLVEALSGLSLNILTILSFCKTPELRTPSHLLVLSLALADSGISLNALVAATSSLLRVSRRRWPYGSEGCQAHGFQGFVAALASICSSAAIAWGRYHHHCTRSRLDWNTAVSLVFFVWLSSAFWAALPLLGWGHYDYEPLGTCCTLDYSRGDRNFTSFLFTMAFFNFLVPLFITVVSYRLMEQKLGKTSRLPVNTVLPARTLLLGWGPYALLYLYATVADATSISPKLQMVPALIAKAVPTVNAMNYALGSEMVHRGIWQCLSPQRRERSREQ, via the exons ATGGCAGAGTCTGGGACCCTGCCCACCGGCTTCGGGGAGCTGGAGGTGCTGGCCGTGGGGACGCTGCTGCTGGTGGAAG CTCTTTCTGGCCTCAGCCTAAACATCCTGACCATCCTCTCTTTCTGCAAGACCCCAGAGCTGCGGACCCCCAGCCACCTGCTGGTGTTGAGTTTGGCCCTGGCCGACAGCGGGATCAGCCTGAACGCCCTCGTTGCAGCCACGTCCAGCCTCCT GCGTGTCTCCCGCAGGCGCTGGCCCTACGGCTCGGAAGGCTGCCAGGCTCACGGCTTCCAGGGCTTCGTCGCGGCGCTGGCCAGCATCTGCAGCAGCGCAGCCATCGCCTGGGGGCGCTATCACCACCACTGCACCC GCAGCCGACTGGACTGGAACACGGCCGTCTCCCTGGTGTTCTTCGTATGGCTGTCTTCTGCCTTCTGGGCGGCACTGCCCCTCCTGGGCTGGGGCCACTATGACTATGAGCCGCTGGGGACCTGCTGCACTCTGGACTATTCCAGGGGGGACAG AAACTTCACCAGCTTCCTCTTCACCATGGCCTTTTTCAACTTCCTCGTGCCCCTCTTCATCACAGTCGTATCCTATCGGCTCATGGAGCAGAAACTCGGGAAGACCAGCCGTCTCCCG GTGAACACCGTCCTGCCAGCCAGGACGCTGCTGCTCGGCTGGGGCCCCTACGCTCTCCTGTATCTGTACGCCACCGTCGCGGATGCAACCTCCATCTCCCCCAAGCTGCAGATG GTGCCCGCTCTCATTGCCAAGGCAGTGCCCACAGTCAACGCCATGAACTATGCCCTGGGCAGCGAGATGGTGCACAGGGGAATCTGGCAGTGCCTCTCGCCACAGAGGAGAGAGCGCAGCCGAGAGCAGTGA
- the RGR gene encoding RPE-retinal G protein-coupled receptor isoform X3, translating into MAESGTLPTGFGELEVLAVGTLLLVEALSGLSLNILTILSFCKTPELRTPSHLLVLSLALADSGISLNALVAATSSLLRRWPYGSEGCQAHGFQGFVAALASICSSAAIAWGRYHHHCTRSRLDWNTAVSLVFFVWLSSAFWAALPLLGWGHYDYEPLGTCCTLDYSRGDRNFTSFLFTMAFFNFLVPLFITVVSYRLMEQKLGKTSRLPVPALIAKAVPTVNAMNYALGSEMVHRGIWQCLSPQRRERSREQ; encoded by the exons ATGGCAGAGTCTGGGACCCTGCCCACCGGCTTCGGGGAGCTGGAGGTGCTGGCCGTGGGGACGCTGCTGCTGGTGGAAG CTCTTTCTGGCCTCAGCCTAAACATCCTGACCATCCTCTCTTTCTGCAAGACCCCAGAGCTGCGGACCCCCAGCCACCTGCTGGTGTTGAGTTTGGCCCTGGCCGACAGCGGGATCAGCCTGAACGCCCTCGTTGCAGCCACGTCCAGCCTCCTCCG GCGCTGGCCCTACGGCTCGGAAGGCTGCCAGGCTCACGGCTTCCAGGGCTTCGTCGCGGCGCTGGCCAGCATCTGCAGCAGCGCAGCCATCGCCTGGGGGCGCTATCACCACCACTGCACCC GCAGCCGACTGGACTGGAACACGGCCGTCTCCCTGGTGTTCTTCGTATGGCTGTCTTCTGCCTTCTGGGCGGCACTGCCCCTCCTGGGCTGGGGCCACTATGACTATGAGCCGCTGGGGACCTGCTGCACTCTGGACTATTCCAGGGGGGACAG AAACTTCACCAGCTTCCTCTTCACCATGGCCTTTTTCAACTTCCTCGTGCCCCTCTTCATCACAGTCGTATCCTATCGGCTCATGGAGCAGAAACTCGGGAAGACCAGCCGTCTCCCG GTGCCCGCTCTCATTGCCAAGGCAGTGCCCACAGTCAACGCCATGAACTATGCCCTGGGCAGCGAGATGGTGCACAGGGGAATCTGGCAGTGCCTCTCGCCACAGAGGAGAGAGCGCAGCCGAGAGCAGTGA
- the RGR gene encoding RPE-retinal G protein-coupled receptor isoform X2: MAESGTLPTGFGELEVLAVGTLLLVEALSGLSLNILTILSFCKTPELRTPSHLLVLSLALADSGISLNALVAATSSLLRRWPYGSEGCQAHGFQGFVAALASICSSAAIAWGRYHHHCTRSRLDWNTAVSLVFFVWLSSAFWAALPLLGWGHYDYEPLGTCCTLDYSRGDRNFTSFLFTMAFFNFLVPLFITVVSYRLMEQKLGKTSRLPVNTVLPARTLLLGWGPYALLYLYATVADATSISPKLQMVPALIAKAVPTVNAMNYALGSEMVHRGIWQCLSPQRRERSREQ; the protein is encoded by the exons ATGGCAGAGTCTGGGACCCTGCCCACCGGCTTCGGGGAGCTGGAGGTGCTGGCCGTGGGGACGCTGCTGCTGGTGGAAG CTCTTTCTGGCCTCAGCCTAAACATCCTGACCATCCTCTCTTTCTGCAAGACCCCAGAGCTGCGGACCCCCAGCCACCTGCTGGTGTTGAGTTTGGCCCTGGCCGACAGCGGGATCAGCCTGAACGCCCTCGTTGCAGCCACGTCCAGCCTCCTCCG GCGCTGGCCCTACGGCTCGGAAGGCTGCCAGGCTCACGGCTTCCAGGGCTTCGTCGCGGCGCTGGCCAGCATCTGCAGCAGCGCAGCCATCGCCTGGGGGCGCTATCACCACCACTGCACCC GCAGCCGACTGGACTGGAACACGGCCGTCTCCCTGGTGTTCTTCGTATGGCTGTCTTCTGCCTTCTGGGCGGCACTGCCCCTCCTGGGCTGGGGCCACTATGACTATGAGCCGCTGGGGACCTGCTGCACTCTGGACTATTCCAGGGGGGACAG AAACTTCACCAGCTTCCTCTTCACCATGGCCTTTTTCAACTTCCTCGTGCCCCTCTTCATCACAGTCGTATCCTATCGGCTCATGGAGCAGAAACTCGGGAAGACCAGCCGTCTCCCG GTGAACACCGTCCTGCCAGCCAGGACGCTGCTGCTCGGCTGGGGCCCCTACGCTCTCCTGTATCTGTACGCCACCGTCGCGGATGCAACCTCCATCTCCCCCAAGCTGCAGATG GTGCCCGCTCTCATTGCCAAGGCAGTGCCCACAGTCAACGCCATGAACTATGCCCTGGGCAGCGAGATGGTGCACAGGGGAATCTGGCAGTGCCTCTCGCCACAGAGGAGAGAGCGCAGCCGAGAGCAGTGA